A genome region from Stenotrophomonas maltophilia includes the following:
- a CDS encoding DUF2147 domain-containing protein, which translates to MRKTFKTLLLALPLCLAALSAQAADGAAGRWKTIDDKTGKVKSIVEITQAANGTLTGKVVDILHSDKGPNPVCDGCEGANKNKPVKGMTILWNLKADGANKWSGGTILDPANGKTYKSKMELQPGGTRLDVSGCIAFICRAQTWQRE; encoded by the coding sequence ATGCGCAAGACCTTCAAGACCCTGCTGCTGGCATTGCCGCTGTGCCTGGCCGCGCTCTCGGCGCAGGCCGCCGATGGCGCCGCCGGCCGCTGGAAGACCATCGACGACAAGACCGGCAAGGTGAAGTCGATCGTCGAGATCACCCAGGCCGCCAACGGCACCCTGACCGGCAAGGTGGTCGACATCCTGCACTCGGACAAGGGCCCGAACCCGGTCTGTGACGGCTGTGAAGGCGCCAACAAGAACAAGCCGGTGAAGGGCATGACCATCCTCTGGAACTTGAAGGCCGACGGCGCCAACAAGTGGTCCGGCGGCACCATCCTCGATCCGGCCAATGGCAAGACCTACAAGTCGAAGATGGAATTGCAGCCCGGCGGCACCAGGCTTGACGTGTCCGGCTGCATCGCCTTCATCTGCCGCGCGCAGACCTGGCAGCGCGAATAA
- the gloA2 gene encoding SMU1112c/YaeR family gloxylase I-like metalloprotein produces MTAASDALLGIHHAALICSDYARSKDFYVRILGLRVLAENHRAARDSWKLDLALPDGSQLELFSFPAPPPRPSRPEAQGLRHLAFRVAALEPFIERLASHGVDCEPIRVDEYTGRRFTFFADPDGLPLELYEVD; encoded by the coding sequence ATGACTGCCGCTTCCGACGCCCTGCTGGGCATCCACCACGCCGCACTGATCTGCAGCGACTACGCGCGTTCGAAGGACTTCTACGTACGGATCCTCGGCCTGCGCGTACTGGCCGAGAACCACCGCGCCGCGCGCGACTCCTGGAAGCTGGACCTCGCGCTGCCCGATGGCAGCCAGCTGGAGTTGTTCTCCTTCCCCGCGCCGCCGCCCCGGCCCAGCCGCCCCGAAGCCCAGGGCCTGCGCCACCTCGCGTTCCGGGTCGCCGCGCTGGAGCCGTTCATCGAACGCCTGGCCAGCCACGGCGTGGACTGCGAACCGATCCGCGTGGACGAATACACCGGCCGCCGCTTCACCTTCTTCGCCGATCCGGATGGTCTGCCGCTGGAGCTGTACGAAGTCGATTGA
- a CDS encoding serine hydrolase domain-containing protein, with protein sequence MRPAVVLFAVVLGLLPLATSPAPVLTPPDAGIDGLMQAYDGQVPGAAVLVLHDGQPVFRRGYGLAVVEDGTAVTAASNFRLASVSKQFTAAAVLLLVEDGRLGLDQPARRWLPELPQAAAAITLRQLLSHTSGLLDYEDLMDPADTRQVHDADVLALLSRENRLNFAPGTQYRYSNSGYALLALIVGRASGQDFAAFLQRRIFAPLGMAHTVAHQDGIDTVAARAYGYSWIDGRWQRTDQSTTSAVLGDGGIYSSLDDLARWDAALYDDRLLSKASRRAMFSPATTTSEPDVPHYGFGWRLNGPVQWHSGESIGFRNVIVRHPEKHLTVIVLTNRNDPEPYPLALKIAQRWLDTLQ encoded by the coding sequence ATGCGCCCTGCCGTCGTCCTGTTCGCCGTCGTGCTGGGCCTGCTGCCGCTGGCCACCTCCCCCGCACCGGTGCTGACCCCACCGGATGCGGGTATCGACGGCCTGATGCAGGCCTACGATGGCCAGGTACCCGGCGCCGCAGTGCTGGTACTGCACGACGGGCAACCGGTGTTCCGTCGCGGCTATGGCCTGGCGGTGGTGGAAGACGGTACTGCCGTGACCGCCGCCAGCAACTTCCGGCTGGCCTCGGTCAGCAAGCAGTTCACCGCTGCGGCGGTGCTGCTGCTGGTGGAAGACGGCCGGCTCGGGCTGGACCAGCCGGCGCGGCGCTGGCTTCCGGAACTGCCGCAGGCCGCAGCGGCCATTACCCTGCGCCAGCTGCTGTCGCACACCAGCGGCCTGCTCGACTACGAAGACCTGATGGACCCGGCGGACACACGGCAGGTACACGATGCCGATGTGCTGGCCCTGCTGTCGCGCGAGAACCGCCTGAACTTCGCACCCGGTACGCAGTACCGCTACAGCAACAGCGGATATGCACTGCTGGCACTGATCGTGGGGCGCGCTTCCGGCCAGGATTTCGCCGCCTTCCTGCAGCGGCGCATCTTCGCGCCGCTGGGCATGGCCCACACCGTGGCCCACCAGGACGGTATTGATACGGTGGCCGCACGTGCCTATGGCTACAGCTGGATCGACGGCCGCTGGCAGCGCACCGACCAGAGCACCACCAGCGCCGTGCTCGGCGACGGCGGCATCTATTCCTCGCTGGACGATCTCGCCCGCTGGGATGCCGCGCTGTATGACGACCGCCTGCTGTCGAAGGCATCGCGTCGCGCGATGTTCAGCCCGGCCACGACCACATCGGAACCGGACGTGCCGCATTACGGCTTCGGCTGGCGCCTGAACGGCCCGGTGCAATGGCACAGCGGCGAGAGCATCGGCTTCCGCAACGTGATCGTGCGCCACCCGGAAAAGCACCTGACCGTGATCGTGCTGACCAACCGCAACGACCCCGAACCCTATCCGCTGGCGCTGAAGATTGCCCAGCGCTGGCTGGACACCCTGCAATGA
- a CDS encoding DUF885 domain-containing protein, which produces MPYSPRVLAAAIAALFLFSAVPPAEAAKKKASRPAAAQTRQAAKPKARPTRATAPARGSSTRRAAPRPVAPARAVPKQVQLERLYDEYWDASMRLNPLQATFQGEPRYNDQLPNILSATWRQQSHDFTTQWLGKVEKLGSDGLQGQDLLSYEIFVRDARASLAAERYPSWMMPISQYYNIGSIMAILGSGAGAQPFNTVQDYDTWSRRSLGIPELFDQAIDNMRQGMKAGVVQPRDLMEKVLPQLDAVITPTAEESIFWSPIRTMPNTIAAEDKARISAEYKRMIELRIMPAYRALRGFIATEYLPATRASSGMGALPDGQAWYANLIVQTTASDQTAAQLHALGEQRVQELQAQIATVMKDAKLRGTPTKLLRSMRNDRQFQYSDANALISRYRQVQQQVNARLPQVLDTLPKSALEVRAVEPERALTAAAAAYQPSPAGQPGVLYINTRDLPSRKRWSVPVQYLHEAIPGHHVQLGLQQELAKLPRFRRLGGDLAFVEGWGLYAETLGEDLGVYTDPYDRIGYLYSRLLRAARVVADTGVNAQGWSKQQAVAYLQKTVDMSSDDANAEVERIMAQPGQALSNVAGLTTIVALRDKAKARQGAAFDLRRFHAELLKDGSMPLDVLDRKMERWMAQPASAAPTPSP; this is translated from the coding sequence ATGCCGTATTCCCCCCGCGTGCTGGCCGCTGCCATTGCTGCGTTGTTCCTGTTCAGTGCCGTGCCGCCGGCCGAAGCAGCGAAGAAGAAGGCCAGCCGCCCTGCCGCTGCGCAGACCCGCCAAGCCGCCAAGCCCAAGGCCAGGCCCACCCGTGCCACCGCACCGGCCCGTGGCAGTTCGACGCGCCGCGCTGCGCCGCGTCCGGTCGCACCGGCCCGTGCCGTGCCCAAGCAGGTACAGCTGGAGCGCCTGTACGACGAGTACTGGGATGCCTCGATGCGGTTGAACCCGCTGCAGGCCACGTTCCAGGGCGAACCGCGCTACAACGACCAGCTGCCCAACATCCTGTCCGCCACCTGGCGCCAGCAGTCGCACGACTTCACCACACAGTGGCTGGGCAAGGTCGAAAAACTCGGCAGCGACGGCCTGCAGGGCCAGGACCTGCTCAGCTACGAGATCTTCGTACGCGACGCGCGCGCCTCGCTGGCTGCCGAGCGTTACCCAAGCTGGATGATGCCGATCAGCCAGTACTACAACATCGGCAGCATCATGGCGATCCTCGGCTCCGGCGCCGGCGCGCAGCCGTTCAACACCGTGCAGGACTACGACACCTGGTCGCGCCGCTCGCTCGGCATTCCCGAACTGTTCGACCAGGCCATCGACAACATGCGCCAGGGCATGAAGGCCGGCGTGGTGCAGCCGCGCGACCTGATGGAAAAGGTGCTGCCGCAGCTGGATGCGGTGATCACGCCGACCGCTGAAGAGAGCATCTTCTGGTCGCCGATCCGCACGATGCCGAACACGATTGCAGCCGAAGACAAGGCGCGCATCAGCGCCGAATACAAGCGCATGATCGAGCTGCGCATCATGCCGGCCTACCGCGCCCTGCGCGGCTTCATCGCCACCGAGTACCTGCCGGCCACGCGCGCCAGCAGCGGCATGGGCGCGCTGCCCGACGGCCAGGCCTGGTATGCCAACCTGATCGTGCAGACCACCGCCAGCGACCAGACCGCCGCACAGCTGCACGCGCTGGGCGAACAACGCGTACAGGAACTGCAGGCACAGATCGCCACGGTGATGAAGGACGCGAAGCTGCGCGGCACGCCGACCAAGCTGCTGCGCAGCATGCGTAACGATCGCCAGTTCCAGTACAGCGATGCCAATGCCCTGATCAGCCGCTACCGCCAGGTGCAGCAGCAGGTCAACGCGCGTCTGCCTCAGGTGCTCGATACGCTGCCGAAGTCCGCACTGGAAGTGCGTGCGGTGGAACCGGAACGTGCGCTCACCGCCGCCGCGGCAGCCTATCAGCCGTCGCCGGCCGGGCAGCCGGGCGTGCTGTACATCAACACCCGCGACCTGCCCAGCCGCAAGCGCTGGAGCGTGCCGGTGCAGTACCTGCATGAAGCGATTCCCGGCCATCACGTGCAACTGGGCCTGCAGCAGGAACTGGCCAAGCTGCCACGCTTCCGTCGCCTCGGTGGCGATCTTGCGTTCGTCGAAGGCTGGGGCCTGTACGCCGAGACGCTGGGTGAAGACCTCGGCGTCTACACCGATCCCTACGACCGTATCGGCTACCTGTACTCACGCCTGCTGCGCGCCGCGCGCGTCGTCGCCGACACCGGCGTCAATGCACAGGGCTGGAGCAAGCAGCAGGCCGTGGCCTACCTGCAGAAGACGGTGGACATGAGCAGCGATGATGCCAACGCTGAAGTCGAGCGGATCATGGCCCAGCCCGGCCAGGCACTGTCGAACGTCGCTGGCCTGACCACCATCGTTGCCCTGCGCGACAAGGCCAAGGCACGCCAGGGTGCAGCCTTCGATCTGCGCCGGTTCCATGCCGAACTGCTGAAGGACGGCTCAATGCCGCTGGACGTGCTGGACCGCAAGATGGAGCGCTGGATGGCGCAGCCGGCCAGCGCTGCACCCACCCCTTCACCCTGA
- a CDS encoding queuosine precursor transporter, producing the protein MTAAPIERPLQDRAVLLFIVLAAFFCGNAVLAELIGVKIFALEDTLGIDPLNWNLFGQTGSLSFTAGTLLWPVVFIMTDTINEFFGKRGVRFISWLAVVLIAYGFLFAFAAISLAPASWWVTSMDRHGVPDYQAAFAAVFGQGMWTIAGSLVAFLLGQLIDVAVFHRIRQATGERHVWLRATGSTAISQVVDSFVVIWIAFVLGPQHWPTSLFLAVASVNYVYKMGFAIALIPLLYLMRRAITRYLGADRAAALRAAAAAD; encoded by the coding sequence ATGACCGCAGCGCCGATCGAGCGCCCGCTGCAGGACCGCGCGGTGCTGCTGTTCATCGTGCTGGCCGCGTTCTTCTGCGGCAATGCGGTGCTGGCCGAGCTGATCGGCGTGAAGATCTTCGCGCTGGAAGATACCCTCGGCATCGATCCGCTGAACTGGAACCTGTTCGGCCAGACCGGCTCGCTCAGCTTCACCGCCGGCACCCTGCTGTGGCCGGTGGTGTTCATCATGACCGACACCATCAACGAGTTTTTCGGCAAGCGCGGCGTGCGCTTCATCTCGTGGCTGGCCGTGGTCCTGATCGCCTATGGCTTCCTGTTCGCCTTCGCTGCGATCTCGCTGGCGCCGGCCAGCTGGTGGGTCACCTCGATGGACCGCCACGGCGTTCCGGACTACCAGGCCGCGTTTGCCGCCGTGTTCGGCCAGGGCATGTGGACCATTGCCGGTTCGCTGGTGGCCTTCCTGCTCGGCCAGCTGATCGACGTGGCAGTGTTCCACCGCATCCGCCAGGCCACCGGCGAGCGCCACGTGTGGCTGCGTGCGACCGGATCCACCGCGATCTCGCAGGTGGTGGACAGCTTCGTGGTGATCTGGATCGCCTTCGTGCTGGGCCCGCAACACTGGCCGACCTCGCTGTTCCTTGCGGTCGCCAGCGTCAACTACGTGTACAAGATGGGTTTTGCGATTGCCTTGATTCCGCTGCTGTACCTGATGCGGCGTGCGATCACCCGCTATCTGGGCGCAGACAGGGCGGCCGCGCTGCGGGCCGCCGCCGCGGCTGACTGA
- a CDS encoding DUF502 domain-containing protein, protein MSLEAPALVPRPSLQRLFLTGLLTLLPIWLTWVVVKFVFVLLSGISSPLVVPLSEQIATSFPHYLGWVRAEWIQDTIALLATLLVILAVGVASRRVLGQRLLRWVGAVIKRIPLASIIYDSAKKLLDMLQTEPGSTQRVVLIDFPHRDMKSVGLVTRVIKEHGTDRELAAVYVPTTPNPTSGYLEIVPVELLTPTDWTVDQAMSFIISGGAVAPSSVPFTRAGERAE, encoded by the coding sequence ATGTCGCTCGAAGCCCCCGCCCTGGTCCCCCGCCCTTCCCTGCAGCGCCTGTTCCTGACCGGCCTGCTGACCCTGCTGCCGATCTGGCTCACCTGGGTCGTGGTCAAGTTCGTGTTCGTACTGCTGTCGGGCATCTCCAGCCCGCTGGTGGTGCCGCTGTCCGAACAGATCGCAACCAGTTTCCCGCACTATCTGGGCTGGGTCCGCGCCGAGTGGATCCAGGACACCATCGCCCTGCTGGCCACCCTGCTGGTGATCCTGGCGGTGGGCGTGGCCAGCCGCCGCGTGCTGGGCCAGCGCCTGCTGCGCTGGGTCGGCGCGGTGATCAAGCGCATCCCGCTGGCCAGCATCATCTACGACAGCGCCAAGAAACTGCTGGACATGCTGCAGACCGAGCCGGGCAGCACCCAGCGCGTGGTGCTGATCGACTTCCCGCACCGCGACATGAAGTCGGTCGGTCTGGTCACCCGCGTGATCAAGGAACACGGCACCGACCGTGAGCTGGCCGCGGTGTATGTGCCGACCACGCCGAACCCGACCTCGGGCTACCTGGAAATCGTGCCGGTGGAGCTGCTGACGCCCACCGACTGGACCGTTGACCAGGCGATGAGCTTCATCATTTCCGGCGGCGCCGTCGCACCGTCCAGCGTGCCGTTCACCCGCGCCGGCGAACGCGCCGAATGA